In the Fundulus heteroclitus isolate FHET01 chromosome 23, MU-UCD_Fhet_4.1, whole genome shotgun sequence genome, CAGCGCGTTACAACGGGGCGTTAcagcaacgttacagcagcaacgttacagTAGCGTGTTACAGCAGCGCGTTACAACGGGGCGTTAcagcaacgttacagcagcaacgttacagcagcaacgttacagcaACGTTACGGCAGCAACGTTACAGTAGCGTGTTACAGCAGCGCGTTACAACGGGGcgttacagcagcaacgttacagTAGCGTGTTACAGCAGCGCGTTACAACGGGGCGTTAcagcaacgttacagcagcaacgttacagTAGCGTGTTACAGCAGCGCGTTACAACGGGGcgttacagcagcaacgttacagcagcaacgttacagTAGCGTGTTACAGCAGCGCGTTACAGCAACGTTACAGTAGCATGTTACAGCAGCGCGTTACAACGGGGCGTTAcagcaacgttacagcagcgcgttacagcagcaacgttacagtagcgtgttacagcagcaacgttacagTAGCGTGTTACAGCAGCGCGTTAcagcaacgttacagcagcaacgttacagcagcaacgttacagTAGCGTGTTACAGCAGCGCGTTAcagcaacgttacagcagcgcgttacagcagcaacgttacagtagcgtgttacagcagcaacgttacagTAGCGTGTTACAGCAGCGCGTTAcagcaacgttacagcagcaacattacagcagcaacgttacagTAGCGTGTTACAGCAGCGCGTTAcagcaacgttacagcagcgcgttacagcagcaacgttacagtagcgtgttacagcagcaacgttacagTAGCGTGTTACAGCAGCGCGTTAcagcaacgttacagcagcaacattacagcagcaacgttacagcagcGCGTTACAGCAACGTTACAGCAGTAACGTTACAGCAGTGCGTTAcagcaacgttacagcagcaacgttacagcagTGCGTTAcagcaacgttacagcagcgcgttacagcaacgttacagcagcaacgttacagcagcaacgttacagcagcaacgttacagcagcGTGTTACAGTAGCGTGTTACAGCAGCGCGTTAcagcaacgttacagcagcaacgttacagcagcagcgttacagcagcaacgttacagcagcaacgttacagcagtgcgttacagcagcaacgttacagtagcgcgttacagcagcaacgttacagTAGCGTGTTACAGCAGCGCATTACAACGGGGcgttacagcagcaacgttacagcagcAATGTTACAGCAGCGCGTTAcagcaacgttacagcagcaacgttacagTAGCGTGTTACAGCAGCGCGTTACAACGGGGcgttacagcagcaacgttacagcagcaacgttacagTAGCGTGTTACAGCAGCGCGTTACAGCAACGTTACAGTAGCATGTTACAGCAGCGCGTTACAACGGGGCGTTAcagcaacgttacagcagcgcgttacagcagcaacgttacagtagcgtgttacagcagcaacgttacagTAGCGTGTTACAGCAGCGCGTTAcagcaacgttacagcagcaacgttacagcagcaacgttacagTAGCGTGTTACAGCAGCGCGTTAcagcaacgttacagcagcgcgttacagcagcaacgttacagtagcgtgttacagcagcaacgttacagTAGCGTGTTACAGCAGCGCGTTAcagcaacgttacagcagcaacattacagcagcaacgttacagTAGCGTGTTACAGCAGCGCGTTAcagcaacgttacagcagcgcgttacagcagcaacgttacagtagcgtgttacagcagcaacgttacagTAGCGTGTTACAGCAGCGCGTTAcagcaacgttacagcagcaacattacagcagcaacgttacagcagcGCGTTACAGCAACGTTACAGCAGTAACGTTACAGCAGTGCGTTAcagcaacgttacagcagcaacgttacagcagTGCGTTAcagcaacgttacagcagcgcgttacagcaacgttacagcagcaacgttacagcagcaacgttacagcagcaacgttacagcagcGTGTTACAGTAGCGTGTTACAGCAGCGCGTTAcagcaacgttacagcagcaacgttacagcagcagcgttacagcagcaacgttacagcagcaacgttacagcagtgcgttacagcagcaacgttacagtagcgcgttacagcagcaacgttacagTAGCGTGTTACAGCAGCGCATTACAACGGGGcgttacagcagcaacgttacagcagcAATGTTACAGCAGCGCGTTAcagcaacgttacagcagcaacgttacagcagcaacgttacagcagtgcgttacagcagcaacgttacagTAGCGTGTTACAGCAGCGCGTTATAGCAAcgttacagcagcaacgttacagTAGCGTGTTACAGCAGCGCGTTAcagcaacgttacagcagcaacgttacagcagcaacgttacagcagcaacgttacagcagcgcgttacagcagcaacgttacagtagcgtgttacagcagcaacgttacagcagcaacgttacagtagcgtgttacagcagcaacgttacagTAGCGTGTTACAGCAGCGCGTTACAGCAACGTTACAGTAGTGTGTTACAGCAGCGCGTTACAACGGGGCGTTACAGCAACGTTACAGTAGCGTGTTACAGCAGCGCGTTAcagcaacgttacagcagcgttacagcagcaacgttacagTAGCGTGTTACAGCAGCGCGTTAcagcaacgttacagcagcaacgttacagcagcgcgttacagcagcaacgttacagcagcaacgttacagcagcaacgttacagcagcaacgttacagTAGCAACGTTACAGTAGCATGTTACAGCAGTGcgttacagcagcaacgttacagcagtgcgttacagcagcaacgttacagTAGCGTGTTACAGCAGCGCGTTATAGCAAcgttacagcagcaacgttacagTAGCGTGTTACAGCAGCGCGTTAcagcaacgttacagcagcaacgttacagcaacgttacagcagcaacgttacagcagcaacgttacagtagcgtgttacagcagcaacgttacagTAGCGTGTTACAGCAGCGCGTTACAGCAACGTTACAGTAGCGTGTTACAGCAGCGCGTTACAACGGGGCGTTACAGCAACGTTACAGTAGCGTGTTACAGCAGCGCGTTAcagcaacgttacagcagcgttacagcagcaacgttacagTAGCGTGTTACAGCAGCGCGTTAcagcaacgttacagcagcaacgttacagcaacgttacagcagcgcgttacagcagcaacgttacagcagcaacgttacagcagcaacgttacagTAGCATGTTACAGCAGCGCGTTACAACGGGGcgttacagcagcaacgttacagcagcaacgttacagTAGCGTGTTACAGCAGCGCGTTACAACGGGGcgttacagcagcaacgttacagTAGCGTGTTACAGCAGCGCGTTACAACGGGGcgttacagcagcaacgttacagcagcaacgttacagcagcgcgttacagcaacgttacagcagcaacgttacagcagcacgttacagcagcaacgttacagcagcaacgttacagcagcGCCGTTACAGCAGCGCCGTTAcagcaacgttacagcagcaacgttacagcagcgcgttacagcaacgttacagcagcaacgttacagcagcgcgttacagcagcaacgttacagcagcaacgttacagcagcGCCGTTACAGCAGCGCCGTTAcagcaacgttacagcagcaacgttacagcagcGCGTTgcagcaacgttacagcagcgcgttacagcaacgttacagcagcaacgttacagcagcaacgttacagcagcaacgttacagcagcaacgttacagcagcaacgttacagcagtgcgttacagcagcaacgttacagcaACGCCGTTACAGCAGCGCCGTTACAGCAGCGCCGTTACAGCAGCGCGTTACAGTAGCACATTACAGCGCCATTTGAGCCGCCTCGCCGAGGTGCCGCCGCGGTCATGTGACTCACCCCCAGCAGGTCGCGGCCCGCGTGTCTCTCATAGACGCCGTCGGCTTTGTCCAAACTGGTGACGTGAACCGGGACCCGAGCGGAGGCCATGACGGTGAACCAGCAGGACTTGGCCCCCTGCAGACCACATCACTCATCAGCTAAGCACACATTCATATTGCCGGGCTTGGTACCGATGCTGCCATCTGATCCAGTAGGACCAGCAGAACCGTTTACGGTAGATGGTTCCCACTGGATCACAGCCAATCACCACCTCACCTGCAGGAAGTCGATGCGTGCCAGAGCTCCCACAAACACGCTCATTCCGGGCTTCAGCACGAATGTCCGGGGGACGATGGCCTGGGTCGGAACCACCAACCGGACCTCctgctcctgcagcagctggaggatCTGAGGAAAGTCCAGACTCGGGTCAGGAGGAGAAGACAGGAACAGCAGAAAGACGGATCAGTTTGATAAAACTTCTGAAATGGTGGGGGCGCCCCCTGGAGGCGTGTGACGGCATTACTGcctgttttggttaaaatgtctaaatgtgACAGCAGCGCCCCCTGTGGTTTGGTCTGGACCTGCAGGCGGTGTGACTGAAGGCTGACGTAACTTACGGTTGatacaataaatgaataaactcctacaaatgtataaaacttgatgtaactgaagtttgtctttaaCAATAATGGTCTGAtattattttccatattttcaGCTCGTCTGTTTTATTGATAAAGTTCACGGTTAGTTAAAAGCAAGATTTAGTTTCcctttgttttgactgcaggCTTGAGGCTAAAATCCTACTTATATTCTTTTTAATAATCGTTGAAAAATattcctaaaatgacgtcactaaggCCCAGAtgttaaaaagatttttaaaagattaagtctttaaaataaaacttttaatgtttcttaaaacattaaaagttcagaATTATctgaaaaaaggcagaaaagatTTATTAATGGTTATtagaattaaataataaaagtgtttttatagatttaaaatctgtttagaCTTTAGAAAACTGTTAcgattttaaaaagttactttaattaaaaataaaaacaggttttaatttaatgttagatgtttacattttaaaatcattacaaTTATCCTCTGGGACCCAgaaggagacccaggacacgcagGAGGGACTGGGCCTCCCCACTGAAGCTgttacccccacgacccgagcCCGGGTAAGGAGAGGATGGAGGGAAttatactaataaaaaaaatctaattttagaatttcttttatttagaatttaaaaaaatctaatattttagtTAAGTGATGAATACAAGTGATGAAGACGAGTGATGAAGGTCAGAGTGATGAAGACGAGTGATGAAGATCAGAGTGATGAAGATCAGTGATGATGGTCAGAGTGATGAAGATGAGTGATGAAGATGAGTGATGATGATCAAAGCGATGAAGATGAGTGATGAAGACGAGTGATGAAGATCAGAGTGATAAAGATCAGAGTGATGAatagtgatgaagatgagtgAAGATCAGAGTGATGAAGATCAGTGATGAAGACGAGTGATGAAGGTCAGAGTGATGGAGATCAGAGTGATGAAGATGAGTGACGAAGATCAGAGTGATGAatagtgatgaagatgagtgATGGAGAGTGATGAAGAAGAGTGAAGATCAGAGTGATGAAGACGCGTGATGAAGACGAGTGATGAAGATCAGTGATGAAGACGAGTGATAAAGATGAAGACGAGTGATAAAGATGAAGACGAGTGATAAAGGTCAGAGTGATGGAGAGTGATGAAGAAGAGTGAAGATCAGAGTGATGAAGACGCGTGATGAAGACGAGTGATGAAGATCAGAGTGATGAAGACGAGTGATGATGATCAAAGCGATGAAGATGAGTGATGAAGATGAGTGATGATGATCAAAGCGATGAAGATCAGAGTGATGAAGACGAGTGATGATGATCAAAGCGATGAAGATGAGTGATGAAGACGAGCTCACGTCGCGCTCCTTAACGATCCCCGGCGTGTCGTACAGCCAGTGGGCGTCTTTCAGCTCGTTGTAGCTCAGCTCAGCAGGTGAGCCGTCAGCACCTGAGgcaggagaacatgcagactgggctcagaacctgcagaacctgcagaaccgaCACCTGGAGGTTCTGGTTAGAATCCCACCTTCCTTCGCTGCATCTTCGTCTTCGTCTTCTCCGAACGCCAAACTGTCTGGATCAAACTGGATCTCGTCGCCTCTGGTTCTGGACTGGAACGTTTGTCCGACCCGACCTGTGCGGGCGAGCATGAGTTCAGAGGCTCACCTGGACCCGCCCCGCCCCGACCCGACCCGACCCGCCCCGCCCCGCGGCGCCGCCTTACCCACTAGGTATCCGTGTCTGCCGAGCCGCTGCAGCCTCCTCCGCTCGTCGGCCGGCAGCTCCTCCTCCGTCTGCTGCAGCGCCTCCTTCAGGCGGTTCTGGCGCCGGAACATCCGGTACGGAGTCGGGTTGATGATGGGGAACTTCAGCAGGTTGAGGGTGGTCCCTGAACGCACCACAGCGACAACACAGGGGGGACATTTCACGCTAGACCAGGACCCTGAAGGAGGTTCTGATGCACtgagcaggttctggttctgcactAACCGGGCCATGGGGAGATGGTGGCCTTCTGCAGCACCTGGGCGGCTCTGGATTTGCAGTAATCGGACTCCAGCAGCGTGTTGAAGAGCGTGGACTTGCCGGCGTTGGCGCTGCCCACCAGGAACACGTCGCCTTTGTACTTCCAGGACCGCTGCAGGCTGGAGATCAGCGCCTCGACGCCGTAGCCCGTCTTGGCGCTGATCAGATGGAGGTCGGTGACCTGCGGTCCAAAGCCCGCCTCCTGGCAGTACCGGGCCAGGCGGCGCTTGACGCGCTGCAGGTAGTTGGGCGAGTCTCGGGGCAGCAGGTCCAGCTTGTTGCCCAGAACCACCAGGTGTTTGTTGGTTCCCACCAGGTCGGGCAGGTCCGGCACGATGGAGTCGGGCAGGTCCAGTAGGTCCGCCACGAGCAGAACCAGGCCCTTCCGGCCGCGGATCTGCCGCACCACCTGCCGGTACTGGTCCCAGGTCACCTGCAGGTTCTGGGCCTTGTGGTGGTGGGTGATGAGGTGGCAGCGCTGGCAGGTGGCGCCGCCCAGCGTTCCCACCAGGTCGGGCAGGTCCGGCACGATGGAGTCGGGCAGGTCCAGTAGGTCCGCCACGAGCAGAACCAGGCCCTTCCGGCCGCGGATCTGCCGCACCACCTGCCGGTACTGGTCCCAGGTCACCTGCAGGTTCTGGGCCTTGTGGTGGTGGGTGATGAGGTGGCAGCGCTGGCAGGTGGCGCCGCCCAGCGTCCCcgcctccagcagaaccttgAACTTCTCACTGGGCAGGTAGCCGGGCACGTCGGCGGCGCTGCAGTGCAGCACGGCGCCGCATCCTGAGCAGCTGATGTCACTGACCGCCGCGCCGGCGTCCGGAGTCCCGAACACCCGGTGCtcccccttcttcttcttcttcttcttggacTTTATGAGGCTGTCGTCCAGCGGGAAGTCCACGTCCTGGAACTCCATGAAGGAGTCTGGCCCCGCCTCCTGCAGGGCGCCGCCTCTCAGAACCTGCAGCTGGCGCTCCAGAGACCTCAGGTGCTTCTGAGGAGACACCTGGGGGAGAGGACCGCATGGGGGAGCCGAGGAGACGCCGAGCTGATGGAGGACCTGCtgctcctcgttaggctcctcgttaggctcctccTCCAGTCCTGGATCAGGAAAGAAGAAACTCAGGTGACCCAACAGAACCTCTACCGCACCTGTCAGACtcaccagcagaacctcagagacACCGGTTCTGACTGGGTGACCTTCCTGGTGACCTTCTGCAGAGCTTCCTGCTTCTgaccaatcagattcctcgAAAGTTTCACCTgaccagcagctggaggagttCACAGAACCAAGCTCCTCCAGAACTCCAGCAACAAGGTCCACTTTTCAGCAGGTTCTGTGGAGAACATCTGAGCTTCTACCTCTGATTCACACCTTTAACGACTCAGTTTAACACGTTCTCTGCCTGAGAACCATGAATCCACATTAGCATCCATGAGCTGCTGGTAccagaggttctggtccagctgGCATCCAGAAAGGGAAACTGGTGCTGGGCAGCGTCTGGAGAtcctaaataacattttatgtgATGCCAGATCTGTGGCTGGTACCACCAggttaacctccacctgagctgtggatctctgcagctcctccagagcctccatggtcctcctgcttctctgatcaatgctctcctggtccagcctgtcagtccaggtggacgtccatgtcctggtaggtctgcaggaggtccatcctctctccaggtccagatgatgatcagaactctgggaggttctgtagaacctgacctgctggaaactggaccagaacctcctggttccttggtctccatggtgctggttgttctctgatgttctctaccgaacctctgaggccagaaccagaacatctgcTGCCGGAAAGAACTCGAcggttctgtttattttaattttatctatCTGGGGAAAGTTTGTGTGAAACTGGACTTCTGGAACCAGAACCGTGTTCCTCTGACTTGAGGCTGAACAGCAGAACACCACCAACCTGTGGGTCTTAACCGGTCCAGAACCTCAGATTGACCAAGGTTCTGTTTGACAGGAAAAGCTGATGGTGGGTCCAAAAGAACATAAACATTCTGGTTCTGTTCAACAAAGCTGATCAGAACCAGTTCTGCTCGTGAACAGCATCagccggttctgacccgggaAACAGAGcatcagcaccaacaaccaGGCCGCTGGGTCAGAACTGCAGCCAGGGCCGGTACCGCGCATGCTCAGTCCATCAGGTCACTTCAGACCGGGGTGTCAAAACTTACTCGGAACCGGCACTAGAACATATGATGGTCTCAGGCCGAATCTGGACCAAACCTGGCAGCCCAGTTCTGACCCGGAGCCGCTCGGCTGTTCTCTGGTAGAACCGAACCGAAGCTCTGGGTTACCCACGTGTTCCTTCCAGATCCAGGTAAGTCCTGCAGCTTCTCACCTGGACAGTCCACGAACACGAACTGCTCCTCCAGGTTCGGGTCCACGGTGCAGCTCCGGACTCCGGACCTCCTCGCAGCGCGTCCTGCCGCTGCCGCGGCGCCGCGCGGCGGCCGCTCCCCCGCCGCCGCGGCGCAGACGTTCCTCCACACCTGGCGGCGGAAACTCACCTGAAGCACCTTCAACATGCTGACCTCACCACTGTCCGGCGCTTTCTCCCATGCTGCTTTACTTCCTTAACGGATGTGACGTCACGGGCACCAATTGTTTACTTTCCGgtaaattcttcttcttcttaaattCATGTAACGACAGTTCAAGAATCAACTAAAAGGCGAATTACCGACACCGTCCGGTAGCGTTATAGCTATTAAATGAACCAAGGGCGCATGCGCTCAtaattttattataatattatgACGATATCAATAATGCCATAAAGACTTTATTCATCCCCAAGTGGGATATCTATTTGCTactgatattattattattattattattattattattattattattattattattattattattattattattattattattattatttaaacaagcTGCAAAGATTTAGATCTAACAGCCGAGAGAAGAGCTTAGCCATGTTTTCTATTTCTTAAAGGAGAGCAATAATCTGGCTGTCAACGTATTTTTATTGAAGGGTTGGTTTATTTATCAAGGTTTAGAGCCGGTTAGAACATTATAACCCAGTAGCTGTTGTATACTGACTGACTAGTCAAACGCTACGGATGCTTTTGGAGTTAGTTCTTCataaataatattgattgtattaaaaattaaaatcattggcatcctcccaaacatgattacctcatcctagAATCCTAGAAACCAtgtaaacctgtttaatataggATTTAAATTGCATGTattggtaataaaaaaaaacactaagggTTTTTACTTTGGTAACAGAGACCAATTTAATACCACCAAGATTAGGTGATggattaaaaggtttatttttaagcaCTCTGGTCCAACGATGACAACTTCTTGTCTACCGAACACGTCATGGTACAGAAGCATGAGGAAAACGGAGGGAATTATGTGAAATCTAAGAATGGAAAGAATAGCATACAATATaaactttttatacatttttaaaaagaacccCAGAGTTAAATGACCGTTCTTGTTATCTTAGAATTATCTTTATTATCTTATGAATGAGACGATCTGAGTCTGATTTTTCTTGTActggttttataaataaataaaatcagtactAGTCGTTCTCATCCTCTCCCCACCAGTTGGTGGCGCTAATGCGCCCCgaaaagaagaaggagaagatcTCTCGCTCTTCAGACGATCTGCGCTGATCAAACCTATTCTTGCTCAGAGTGAAGCCTCCTGTTCTCTAGAGGATCTCTCAGGGTTCTGCACCGTCAAAAATGTTGAAGCTGGTCGGTTCTTTGCGGCCCGCAGCCGCCCTGTTCAGAACTTCTGCTGCACAGGTGAGTCCACCTGCAACCtagcatcagaaccagaactggaccGAACACAATCGACAGAAACGAGCCGAACTGCGGTGCTTTCTGCTGCTGAGCAAGGCAGCAACACAGCTTTGTGTTCAGTTTGTGTCTCACCAGGTGAAGTTCTGGTGGTTCGGTTCGGTTCGGTTCTGGTCGTCCGTGATGGCTGATTGCAGATAAAGCTCAGATTCTGCAGTTCAGGATTAACTGGCAGCTGGGGGCcataggaggaggggggacccTGAACGCCTCATGGCCTTCAGCTGTTCTTCAaacggggggtgggggggggggtcactggAGATCATTGTTAGACCATGTTTACAGCACGTGAACTCACACGCGTGCCCGTGGGTTATGGTCCACTGTCACGTCTCACGGAGCAGCAGCGACCTCCCaggtccagcagggggcagcagaggcCTCATGTGTTGGAGGCTCCtggcactgagctatatatatatatatatatatatatatatatatatatatatatatatatatatatttatttaaataaaatgcaaaatatttcagcacatgactttctcagtacctgatagttttagaacataacataaaactatatatggcatttgacattttaaaagttttaaggccccctgaacatgagaaaatcctcgttattcgatgctgtagcgcacatattccctagttactgaggggaaatagggagtaccaatatggcggctggtggtttcacagcgactcgttctaacagacggtgattagcactccagtggcTAATAGAGCTCAGTGGCGGCTCCTGGGCCCGTTTCCAGGGTTGCTGTGTTTTCTGTCATGCTTTCTGATTGAGAAGCTTTCTGGAGTTCTGGAGACACTTGATGGGTATCAGGGGCTCCTTCCTCCGTGACTTCATGCACAGACGCTGTAGGCCCTAATGGACTGAGGGTGGAAATGTGTGCAGCTTCAGGTATTTACCTGCAGAGGACACCTACTGGgacattattaataataataataataataacctttATTGTAACATACATCCcagtgaaatgtgtcctctTGAACCAAAcccgtccctcagggagcagtgggccaCCGGGCGGCCcccattctggggctaagggccCTGCTCATGGACTCAGAGTAGCAGTGTGTGGGATTCAAACCGAGGAACTAGCAGCCTTCCCAGGACACAAGCGTGCTGCTCTCTCACCACTTGGGAATCCTCCGTCCTATTTGTCAGTTAAAGATTCCCACAATGCAGTTCTAAAGGGGCAGCTTTAAACTGCAATCTGCAGCCAGAACCTCTTTCCTCATCCAGCCGCataaatcatccatccatccatccatccattttccgaaccgctttatccctcatggggtcgcggggggtgctggtgcctatctccagcgttcactgggcgagaggcggggtacaccctggacaggtcgccagtctgtcgcagggcacaTAAATCATCCAGTCCTGGATAAAAATGTTTATGCTGCTAAATTTATTCATGCAGTCAAGGTTTACAACAAACGTCGCTGTTTGTTGGGGGGCGGGGGGACAAGTGTCCCATTTCTCTGTCAGAGTGAGACCTCTGTACTCTTTCTCTCTGCAGCCGAGCGCCTGCCTCGCCACTGGACCCCAGCAGGAACATAGAACCTTCTATGAGTTTCGTACCTATAACATCCGGCCGGATCAGAACGCCGCGTTCCTCAAACTGACCAATGAGAAGATCCATCTGCGCACCGCGcactctgagctgattggctaCTGGAGTGTGGAGTACGGCGGCCTGAACCAGGTGTTCCATATATGGAAGTACGGTGAGGAGACTTCCTTTCTGCTGTTTCTTTGTGAGAAGTTAAAATGTAATGCCTTTGGATCATAAAGTTCTGGTTACAGAACGCGATGATTGGATAAAGTTTGGGTTTATTGCCTGTGAAAAGAGAACCTCAGGTTGAACCGactccccctc is a window encoding:
- the noa1 gene encoding nitric oxide-associated protein 1, which codes for MLKVLQVSFRRQVWRNVCAAAAGERPPRGAAAAAGRAARRSGVRSCTVDPNLEEQFVFVDCPGLEEEPNEEPNEEQQVLHQLGVSSAPPCGPLPQVSPQKHLRSLERQLQVLRGGALQEAGPDSFMEFQDVDFPLDDSLIKSKKKKKKKGEHRVFGTPDAGAAVSDISCSGCGAVLHCSAADVPGYLPSEKFKVLLEAGTLGGATCQRCHLITHHHKAQNLQVTWDQYRQVVRQIRGRKGLVLLVADLLDLPDSIVPDLPDLVGTNKHLVVLGNKLDLLPRDSPNYLQRVKRRLARYCQEAGFGPQVTDLHLISAKTGYGVEALISSLQRSWKYKGDVFLVGSANAGKSTLFNTLLESDYCKSRAAQVLQKATISPWPGTTLNLLKFPIINPTPYRMFRRQNRLKEALQQTEEELPADERRRLQRLGRHGYLVGRVGQTFQSRTRGDEIQFDPDSLAFGEDEDEDAAKEGADGSPAELSYNELKDAHWLYDTPGIVKERDILQLLQEQEVRLVVPTQAIVPRTFVLKPGMSVFVGALARIDFLQGAKSCWFTVMASARVPVHVTSLDKADGVYERHAGRDLLGVPIGGPERMERFPAFAPQDFSLEGRGYLEATADITLSSAGWVAVTAVAGEQVQLRVLGPEAAGFGLRTPPLLPHVVSLKGERVRKSSAYRPLRAAGLIDGLSAGAARSLRVKKKKK